The proteins below come from a single Maylandia zebra isolate NMK-2024a linkage group LG23, Mzebra_GT3a, whole genome shotgun sequence genomic window:
- the LOC143415134 gene encoding cell adhesion molecule CEACAM5-like: MTLKPSVIRLVKKMVSAATIAVFLLCCYFSASSGSQDDCVYAATGSSFTVPLKHELKESANLRWFKDRTIIFYRRGKYVITGKNYYVDSTGSLKLTRLTKDMSGRYIPEVTNADGLNVGHLPSVRLCVLDPVKKPKVTMTCIEAQKNVSFSCNIGQDDTIEWLMNAKRLAEKGKTVMRVAKDVANGHFSCNVSNIISSEISLPVQQNCYKPVFPDVCDTDVCIPVRSGAGILLLMILTAIVCCTHKKAKVIKDKNELPLKQQHHHQKQPVGSVPEPDICADCGLEGDNRI, encoded by the exons atgaccctgaag CCCAGTGTGATTAGATTAGTGAAGAAGATGGTTTCTGCTGCCACCATTGCTGTGTTTTTGCTCTGCTGCTACTTCAGTGCTTCCTCAG GCTCTCAGGATGATTGTGTTTATGCTGCAACAGGCTCAAGCTTTACTGTGCCCCTTAAACATGAGTTGAAGGAGTCAGCTAACCTGAGATGGTTCAAGGACAGAACCATAATCTTTTATCGCAGAGGTAAATATGTGATCACGGGGAAAAATTATTATGTGGATTCAACTGGATCACTGAAGCTGACACGACTGACCAAAGACATGTCAGGACGATACATCCCAGAGGTTACCAATGCAGATGGACTAAATGTGGGACATTTACCAAGTGTGCGTTTATGTGTATTAG ACCCCGTGAAGAAGCCCAAAGTGACGATGACGTGTATTGAGGcacaaaaaaatgtcagttttagttgCAATATTGGTCAG GATGACACGATCGAATGGTTAATGAATGCTAAACGGTTGGCAGAAAAAGGGAAGACGGTGATGAGAGTAGCCAAAGACGTGGCAAACGGCCATTTCTCTTGCAATGTTTCTAACATCATCAGCTCTGAGATCAGTCTGCCTGTTCAACAAAACTGCTATAAGCCTG TTTTCCCTGATGTATGTGACACTGACGTCTGTATTCCAGTGCGCAGTGGAGCAG GTATTCTTCTGTTGATGATCCTCACTGCCATTGTTTGCTGTACtcataaaaaagcaaaagtcATAAAgg ATAAGAATGAGCTTCCACTGAAACagcaacatcatcatcagaagCAGCCGGTTGGTAGCGTCCCGGAGCCTGACATCTGTGCAGACTGTGGTCTGGAGGGAGACAACAGGATATAA